The sequence CACCACGCGCACCCGCACGCGCGACCCCGGCGGGCCGCACGGCCCCTACGGCGGCGGGCCCCGCACCTATTGACGGGCGGGCCTCCCCCGCTTCGTTTGACGCGGGTCCACCACGTACACGCGAGGAGGGGGAGATGCCCGAAGGGGTGCCGGTGGAGTATCCGGTCGAGGTGTTCTGGGAGGGCGGGACGCGCTTCCGCGGGGGGCCCGCCGCCGGGCCCACCCTGCTGGTGGACGGCGAGCGCCAGGCCGCCCCCAGCCCCGTCGACGCGCTGGTGGCGGCGCTGGCCTCCTGCTCGGCCGTGGACGTGGTCGAGTACCTGGAGAAGCGCCGCACGCCGCCCGCCTCGCTCTCCGTCTCCGTCCGCTTCTCGCGCGCGCCCGACCCCCCGCGCCGCCTGACCGACGCCCACCTCACCTTCCGCGTGGCCACCACGTCGCCGATCGAGCAGGTGGAGCGCGCCGTCCAGCTCTCGTTCGAGAAGTACTGCTCCGTCGCCGGCTCGCTCGCCCCCGACACGCGCCTGCAGTGGTCGGTGGAGCTGGCGCCGCCCGTGGGTGGGTGAGGGGTCCAGGCATCGGACCCGCGCGAGCCGGCCCGCAGGGTGTCCCGTAGCTCCAGCGGGCGTCTTCAGGCGCCCGCGGCGAGCCCCGCCTTCAG comes from Longimicrobium sp. and encodes:
- a CDS encoding OsmC family protein, with the translated sequence MPEGVPVEYPVEVFWEGGTRFRGGPAAGPTLLVDGERQAAPSPVDALVAALASCSAVDVVEYLEKRRTPPASLSVSVRFSRAPDPPRRLTDAHLTFRVATTSPIEQVERAVQLSFEKYCSVAGSLAPDTRLQWSVELAPPVGG